A region of Ochotona princeps isolate mOchPri1 chromosome 2, mOchPri1.hap1, whole genome shotgun sequence DNA encodes the following proteins:
- the ATP5IF1 gene encoding ATPase inhibitor, mitochondrial, whose translation MAGSVSVARARLGVWGARAVQTRGFASDKSDDHPGSAGSIREAGGAFGKREKAEEDRYFRAKSKEQLAALKRHHEDEIEHHKKEIERLQKEIERHKHKIRSLKDDD comes from the exons ATGGCTGGCTCCGTGTCGGTTGCGCGGGCGCGGCTCGGGGTGTGGGGCGCGAGGGCCGTACAAACCCGTGGCTTCGCCTCGGACAAG TCCGACGATCACCCCGGGAGCGCGGGCTCCATCCGGGAAGCCGGCGGGGCCTTCGGAAAGCGAGAAAAGGCCGAAGAGGACCGATACTTCCG AGCAAAGTCGAAGGAACAGCTGGCCGCCTTGAAGAGACACCATGAGGACGAGATCGAGCATCACAAGAAGGAGATCGAGCGGCTGCAGAAGGAGATCGAGCGGCACAAGCACAAGATCAGAAGTCTGAAGGACGACGACTAA